From a single Chitinophaga sp. Cy-1792 genomic region:
- a CDS encoding metallophosphoesterase produces MNTRRSFLRNSSLAAGLLLLKSPLHTLAANNMATIRLAGDSSGLLLHYTNDMHGNVFQGMDAGDLLLDAGDFTDGSTNHHAHLEVIHAMNAAGYHAATIGNRELANGTAALAALIPAMKFALVNCNYHFEDTKLAAMIKPALIVQKGLIKIGITGVGTPLPGVAGVTVTDPVEAANAAAAHLRKQGCQLVICLSHLGYDTTPGKVSNYALVHESTDIDFIAGGHQHNNNSYLRSLRNAAGKEVLIGHTCSTNATVKGELAFSFNESQQLMQIMPAVLKA; encoded by the coding sequence ATGAACACACGACGTAGTTTTCTCCGAAATTCCTCTCTTGCAGCGGGACTGCTTTTATTAAAATCCCCCCTTCATACGCTGGCAGCCAATAATATGGCTACAATACGCCTGGCTGGCGATAGCAGCGGGTTACTGTTACATTATACCAACGATATGCATGGCAATGTATTTCAGGGCATGGATGCCGGCGACCTGTTGCTGGATGCCGGTGATTTTACCGATGGAAGCACCAACCACCATGCTCACCTGGAGGTTATACATGCGATGAATGCTGCAGGTTACCATGCTGCTACCATCGGCAACCGGGAACTGGCCAATGGTACAGCCGCTCTTGCCGCGCTCATTCCTGCCATGAAATTTGCATTGGTAAACTGTAATTATCATTTTGAAGATACAAAGCTGGCAGCCATGATAAAACCGGCATTGATTGTTCAGAAAGGTTTGATTAAAATTGGTATTACAGGCGTAGGTACTCCCCTTCCTGGCGTAGCCGGCGTAACAGTAACAGATCCTGTTGAAGCGGCCAATGCTGCGGCTGCACACCTGCGCAAACAAGGATGTCAGCTGGTGATCTGTTTATCCCATTTAGGATATGACACCACGCCTGGTAAAGTTTCCAATTATGCCCTGGTACATGAATCAACAGATATCGACTTCATTGCAGGCGGACATCAACATAACAATAACAGCTACCTACGCTCTTTACGCAACGCTGCTGGCAAGGAAGTATTAATAGGCCATACCTGCAGTACCAACGCTACAGTGAAAGGCGAACTGGCATTTAGTTTCAATGAATCGCAGCAACTCATGCAAATAATGCCTGCTGTTTTGAAAGCATAA
- a CDS encoding epoxyqueuosine reductase QueH, producing MSVFIREKLELPNNGKKLLLHSCCAPCSGEVMEAIIASGIEFTIYFYNPNIHPRKEYDIRKDENIRFAEKHGIPFIDADYDVDNWFERAKGMEAAPERGIRCTMCFDMRFERTALYAAEHGFDTICSSLGISRWKNMDQINDCGLRAAGHYEGLTYWTYNWRKKGGSKRMLDISKEEEFYMQEYCGCAYSLRDTNKWRTQNGREKIKLGEKYYGKDADDKSV from the coding sequence ATGAGTGTATTTATCAGAGAGAAACTGGAATTACCCAACAATGGGAAGAAGCTGCTGCTACACTCCTGCTGTGCGCCCTGTTCCGGTGAAGTCATGGAGGCCATTATAGCCTCCGGGATCGAGTTCACCATTTACTTTTATAATCCGAATATTCATCCCAGGAAAGAATACGATATCCGCAAAGATGAAAACATCCGTTTTGCTGAAAAGCATGGGATCCCTTTTATTGATGCGGATTATGATGTAGATAACTGGTTTGAGCGGGCGAAGGGCATGGAGGCAGCACCAGAGCGAGGCATACGTTGTACCATGTGCTTCGACATGCGTTTTGAGCGTACGGCTTTGTATGCAGCTGAGCATGGTTTTGATACTATCTGCAGTTCTTTGGGAATTTCCCGGTGGAAGAATATGGACCAGATCAATGATTGCGGCCTCAGAGCGGCTGGCCATTATGAAGGCCTTACCTACTGGACCTATAACTGGCGTAAGAAAGGTGGTTCAAAGCGTATGCTGGACATCAGCAAAGAAGAAGAATTTTACATGCAGGAGTATTGTGGATGTGCGTATTCGCTGAGAGATACCAACAAATGGCGTACACAAAACGGCAGAGAGAAGATTAAACTGGGAGAAAAATATTATGGAAAGGATGCTGATGATAAGTCAGTATAA
- the metE gene encoding 5-methyltetrahydropteroyltriglutamate--homocysteine S-methyltransferase: MLTQNLGYPRIGGQRQLKKANEQYWAGKITLNELQEVARQIKVENWKTQLDAGIDLIPCNDFSYYDQVLDTSVLLGVIPERYAPVLSQVKANHEIDAYFAMARGYQKDGLDITAMEMTKWLDTNYHYIVPEFRANQEFRVNNNNIFNEFEAAQQQVGKKAKPVLIGPVSYLLLGKEKEKGFERADLIKKLVPVYVEIINKLKAQGAEWIQLDEPCLVLDLSKKEKEAFEYAYSEIAKQVSGIKILVATYFDALLDNTELAVNLPVNALHVDLVRAPEQLDEVLAFIPKGLQLSVGVIDGRNVWKNDYEKSLALISKAVAKLGAENVIIAPSCSLLHSPIDLAFETALDPEIKNWMAFAKQKLTEVSELKQIVEGNTALLDANKKAIESRRTSGKVHKQAVKDRVAAITANDATRKSAFPVRQQLHHQRFKLPAFPTTTIGSFPQTDDIRQLRAKYKKGDLTTEQYEKAIEQATIDTIRWQEEIGLDVLVHGEFERNDMVEYFGEQLDGFLFTKNGWVQSYGSRCVKPPVIFGDVSRPNDMTVRWSTFAAAQTDRPMKGMLTGPVTILQWSFVRDDQPREITTKQIALGIRDEVVALEKAGIGIIQIDEAAIREGLPLRKAKRPHYLDWAVSAFRIAASGVEDKTQIHTHMCYSEFNDIIEHIAAMDADVITIETSRSQMELLQAFAHFEYPNEIGPGVYDIHSPRVPTTEEMAALLAKAADLLPARNLWVNPDCGLKTRKWPETKSALINMVAAAQQAREHISTESLV; this comes from the coding sequence AGGTAGAAAACTGGAAAACACAGCTGGATGCAGGCATAGACCTGATCCCATGCAATGATTTCAGTTACTATGACCAGGTACTGGATACCAGTGTATTACTGGGTGTTATCCCTGAGCGCTACGCCCCTGTTCTCTCTCAGGTAAAAGCAAACCACGAAATTGACGCCTATTTTGCTATGGCAAGAGGTTACCAGAAAGATGGCCTCGACATCACTGCGATGGAGATGACCAAATGGCTGGATACCAACTATCACTATATTGTTCCAGAGTTCAGGGCCAACCAGGAATTCCGTGTTAACAACAACAATATCTTCAACGAATTTGAGGCGGCTCAGCAACAAGTGGGCAAAAAGGCAAAACCAGTATTGATAGGGCCTGTAAGCTATCTGCTGCTGGGTAAGGAAAAAGAGAAAGGTTTTGAGCGTGCAGACCTCATCAAAAAACTGGTACCGGTATACGTTGAAATCATCAACAAACTGAAAGCACAGGGTGCTGAATGGATCCAGCTGGACGAACCATGTCTCGTGCTTGATCTCTCTAAAAAAGAAAAAGAAGCATTTGAATACGCCTACAGCGAAATCGCCAAGCAGGTAAGTGGTATCAAAATACTGGTAGCTACCTACTTTGATGCGCTGCTGGACAATACTGAACTGGCTGTAAACCTGCCAGTAAACGCACTGCACGTTGACCTGGTACGTGCGCCGGAGCAACTGGATGAAGTGCTTGCATTCATTCCTAAAGGACTGCAACTCTCTGTTGGTGTAATCGATGGCCGTAACGTCTGGAAAAACGATTACGAAAAATCTTTGGCGCTGATCAGCAAAGCGGTTGCAAAACTGGGCGCTGAAAACGTTATCATCGCTCCTTCCTGCTCCCTGCTGCACAGTCCTATTGACCTGGCTTTCGAAACAGCCCTTGATCCTGAGATCAAAAACTGGATGGCATTTGCTAAACAGAAGCTGACAGAAGTAAGCGAATTAAAACAGATCGTTGAAGGCAACACCGCTTTGCTGGATGCCAACAAGAAAGCCATTGAGAGCAGACGCACATCAGGAAAAGTTCACAAACAGGCGGTGAAAGACCGTGTGGCAGCTATCACAGCGAATGATGCCACCCGTAAAAGCGCATTCCCTGTTCGTCAGCAACTGCACCATCAGCGCTTTAAATTACCTGCCTTCCCAACCACTACTATCGGTTCCTTCCCGCAAACAGACGATATACGTCAGTTACGTGCGAAATACAAAAAAGGTGACTTAACCACCGAACAGTATGAAAAAGCCATCGAACAGGCAACAATCGATACCATTCGCTGGCAGGAAGAAATTGGCCTGGATGTACTGGTACATGGTGAGTTTGAGCGTAACGACATGGTGGAATACTTCGGTGAGCAACTGGATGGCTTCCTGTTTACCAAAAATGGCTGGGTACAGAGCTACGGCAGCCGTTGCGTGAAACCTCCGGTTATCTTTGGTGATGTTAGTCGCCCGAATGACATGACCGTACGCTGGAGCACTTTCGCTGCTGCACAAACAGACAGACCGATGAAAGGTATGCTGACAGGTCCGGTTACTATTCTGCAATGGTCTTTTGTACGTGACGACCAGCCTCGTGAGATTACTACCAAACAGATTGCACTGGGTATCCGCGACGAAGTGGTAGCATTGGAAAAAGCCGGCATCGGTATTATTCAGATCGATGAAGCCGCGATCCGTGAAGGTTTGCCACTGCGCAAAGCAAAACGTCCGCATTACCTCGACTGGGCAGTGAGTGCGTTCCGTATTGCAGCAAGTGGTGTGGAAGATAAAACACAGATCCATACACACATGTGCTACAGTGAGTTTAACGATATCATCGAACATATCGCTGCGATGGATGCGGATGTGATCACCATAGAAACCAGCCGTTCACAGATGGAGCTGCTACAGGCATTTGCGCACTTCGAATATCCGAACGAGATCGGACCAGGTGTATACGATATCCACTCCCCTCGTGTACCAACCACAGAAGAAATGGCGGCCCTGCTGGCAAAAGCAGCTGACCTGCTGCCGGCACGCAACCTCTGGGTAAACCCTGATTGCGGTCTGAAAACACGTAAATGGCCTGAAACCAAATCTGCCCTGATCAACATGGTGGCGGCAGCACAGCAGGCACGTGAGCATATCAGCACCGAAAGCCTTGTCTAA